Genomic DNA from Maylandia zebra isolate NMK-2024a linkage group LG17, Mzebra_GT3a, whole genome shotgun sequence:
TCCTATCTAGTCTGGTGCTTCCTGTGACATCACAAACAGTGGTGCAAGCTCCACAGACTCATACTGCTGGCTCCCAAGTGATCACAGCGTTACTTCAGGAGGAGGAGTATGCATCATTTCATGCAGAGAATCCTGAGTGGACATTTAATCACCTGGCTGTGGACTATCGTAATGGCAATGTTTATTTGGGAGCTGTCAATCGCATATACAAACTGTCCCCAAACTTAGAGGTCCAAAAATCCCATGAGACTGGCCCGGATGAAGACAATCGCAAGTGCTATCCACCACGAATTGTCCAACCCTGCAGTGAGCCACTGACACTCACTAACAATGTCAACAAGATGCTTTTGATGGACTATCGGGAGAACCGGCTGCTGGCTTGTGGCAGTCTCTACCAGGGCATTTGTAAAATCCTTCGTCTGGATGACCTATTTAAACTAGGAGAGCCCTTCCACAAGAAGGAACACTACCTCTCTGGTGTTAATGAGAGTGGTTCTGTGTTTGGTGTCATTGTTTCTTATGGCAACGCCTCTCCAGACATGCTGTTTGTAGCCACAGCAGTGGATGGCAAGCCAGAATACTTCCCTACCATCTCTAGCCGTAAGTTGGCCAGAAACTCAGAGGAGGACGGCATGTTTGCATATGTCTTCCACGATGAGTTTGTGGCCTCTATGATTAAAATCCCTTCAGATACCTTCACTGTCATTCCAGACTTTGACATATACTATATTTATGGCTTTGCCAGTGGGAACTTTGTTTACTTTCTGACACTGCAGCCTGAAATGGGAGGTGGGCCGACCACTGGATCGTCCTCTGCTGGTCGAGAACAGGTCTACACTTCTAAGATAGTCCGCCTCTGCAAGGCAGACACTGCATTCAAC
This window encodes:
- the plxna4 gene encoding plexin-A4 isoform X3 — its product is MCRTGTRCLPSEERLHPDRPTVLDCASVPLLTSPTLSAAMTSFTRIRTYFLLCCFLSSLVLPVTSQTVVQAPQTHTAGSQVITALLQEEEYASFHAENPEWTFNHLAVDYRNGNVYLGAVNRIYKLSPNLEVQKSHETGPDEDNRKCYPPRIVQPCSEPLTLTNNVNKMLLMDYRENRLLACGSLYQGICKILRLDDLFKLGEPFHKKEHYLSGVNESGSVFGVIVSYGNASPDMLFVATAVDGKPEYFPTISSRKLARNSEEDGMFAYVFHDEFVASMIKIPSDTFTVIPDFDIYYIYGFASGNFVYFLTLQPEMGGGPTTGSSSAGREQVYTSKIVRLCKADTAFNSYVEVPIGCISDNVEYRLLEAAYLSKAGAILARSLDVAPDDDVLFAIFSKGQKRRPRQASQDSALCVFSLRKINEKIKERLQSCYKGEGTLDLAWLKVKDIPCSSALLTIDDDFCGLDMNAPLGVSEMVRGKPLFSDAVDKMSSVIAYVYKNHSLVFVGTKSGQVKKIFTETRRRKSG